In Acipenser ruthenus chromosome 44, fAciRut3.2 maternal haplotype, whole genome shotgun sequence, the genomic stretch ATAGTTTTCCTATGAATTCAATATTAAGATGATCTCGGTATTCCTCACTGTGCTCAATATAGAACCGAGAAGCCATCGCACACTCGATAATGCGTTTACTGTGGAAGGGTCGATTTGCACATGGTTCAATACAGACTGTACGATTATTACGGGTTTATTGTTCTAGAATTGTGCTTGTACCGTTCCATAATGGGTCGACCCGTTTAGGAATTCTCATTTAGTTTTAGGGCTGGTCTTTCAAGGAAATCGTGTGGACAAAGCTTATAAGCAAACAACAGCAATACtattgaacaaaagttattgtatttcttgctcttattgtattacttgtattgtaacacttgaaatgtatttgcttacgattgtaagtcgccctggataagggcgtctgctaagaaataaataataataataataataataataataataataataataataataataataataataataataataattaaagctaCAGAGCAAAATGTAATTCTATCAAATGTTAGTTCAGAGCACATTCTGTTCTTATTTCGCACACATTAAACGGTGTTGTGTCACATAGCTCTCTGCTTACCTTCCAGCTCCGTAGACAGGTCTGTCTTGTTAATGGTCTTTAATACCGATATCACGACCTCGCCAGCGCGGTTGTGGAAATGGCTGAATAACAAGCCAGCTACTTCTGCGTTGTTCCTCGCATCCTGAAGCTTCCCCGTGGAAATGTGTTGCTCATCGACTTTTGTTTTGCCCAGTTCGTCCTTGAACCTTTTCAGCCCATTGCTGTCTAGTTTGTCTAGAGTACGCTGAATGTGACTCTGCAGTATATTCTCCATCTTCTGTGGTGTCCTGACGAGGGTTCAGCTGTTGTATGAAGTGAGAGGCAGGTCGCAGACAGACAGAGAACTGAACGCACAGCATGGGGATTATGGAGAGGGGGAAATAGAAGGGAACGAGGGGGGGAGAAGTAAGGAAAGGGGGAGAAGcagagggagaggtgagggaaAGAGAAGACAGAGAGAAGGGGGGAGGTGGGGTGAGAAAGAGAGGGAGGTCGTGGAAGGAATGAAGAGAGTGAAAGGTagagggagaaagagaaagatatttaacatattattattattattattattattattattattattattattattattattattattattattattatttatttcttagcagacgcccttatccagggcgacttacaatcgtaagcaaatacatttcaagtgttacaatagaAGTAATACAATAGTACAAGAGTACATGCATTCCTCTTCTGTAATGTTACTAAAAACTGTTATTACAAAACCGCAGGCAGAGCAGCACACACTGAGTTAACTAAGTGGTTTTTATAACAGAAGTTTTGCAAGCATAGTATTAGTAATAAGTAGACGTTCACTTACCTTCTCCTTCAATAAGTGTGACACGACGAGAAAGAGCCTTCGTCTTATATAAGACCCGTGACATCATCGGCTGTCCTTTGGACGCGAGACAGGATTTTGTTTAAATATCAATGtcttattatttttgttgagGCATAATTCCTGCAGTGGCGTGATAACGACTCGCCCCAGCTTCAACCATATCTCCTGTAACCAGGGCTACTGTAAACGCTCACCGTAGCGTTTAtcgatataagaacataagaaagttttcaaacgagaggaggccccattcagcccatcttgcttgtttggttgttagtagcttattgatcccagaatctcatcaagcagcttcttgaaggatcccagggtgtcagcttcaacaacattactggggagttggttccagaccctcacgattctctgtgtaaaaaagtgcctcctattttctgttctgaatgcccctttatctaatttgtgacccctggtctttgtttcttttttcaggtcgaaaaagtcccttcggttgacattgtctataccttttaggattttgaatgcttgaatcagatcgccgcgtagtcttctttgttcaagactgaatagattcaattcttttagcctgtctgcatacgacatgccttttaaacccgggataattctggttgctcttctttgcactctttctagagcagcaatatcctttttgtagcgaggtgagcagaactgaacacaatattctaggtgaggtcttactaatgcattgtaaagttttaacattacttcccttgatttaaattcaacactgctcacaatatatccgagcatcttgttggccttttttataacttccccacattgtctagatgaagacatttctgagtcaacataaactcctaggtctttttcatagattccttcttcaaattcagtatctcccatatggtatttataatgcacatttttattgcctgcgtgcagcaccttacacttttctctattatatatatatatatatatatatatatatatatatatatatatatatatatatatatatatatatatatatatatatgtgtgtgtgtgtgtgtgtgtgtgttgcaacaATTGAATTGTTCTAAATCACAAATAAATAATCGGTATAAATAGATTTTTTGCTTCACAAGGAACTTCACAACAAAGTTTTCAGATAGCATTCATAAGCACCTATTTTACAGGTTTAGTGTGaagcactgttttaaaaatacGTTTCTTTCCCAGCTTAATTTTATTGGTGTACAGATTGAACAGTTTGTTTTGTATACAATTGATCGTTTTTACTGATTTAATTCAGAGACGTGCTTAGCCTTCATAGCTAACATTTGTATTGcgttgcacaattattattattattttatttttttaaataacattgttaataataataacagcccaGTACAGCTGCTGTTCCGGGACATTCAGTACAGCACTTTTGAAATGCTGCTGTTTAATTAGGTTATCAGATTTCTGGACTGAATTGAACAGAAATAGGACTGTTTCTGTTAAACAACCTgcgggcagcaatgtggagtagtggttagggctcgggactcttgaccggagggtcgtgggttcaatcccaggtgggggacactgctgctgtacccttgagcaaggtactttacctagattgctccagtaaaacccaactgtataaatgggtgattgtatgtgatatcttgtaacaattgtaagtcgcccttgataagggcgtctgctaagaaataaataataataatctgcacagCGACACACAGTCTAGGGTTGCCAAGCTAAGGCAGGACATTTCTCAGAATATGTTTTCGGTTGGTCTGGCCCTGATAGCGCTTTGGGTGTGCACGGAGGTATCAGCGCATGAAAAGTGAATACAAATATGTTTTCTTCAATTCACCCTGAAGCAGTGAAAATAACTACATATAATATTACacaatcataattaaaaaaaaaaaaaaaagtaacatatttatctattattattagtttatttagcagacacctttatccaaggcgacttacagagactagggtgtgtgaactatgcatcagctgcagagtcacttacaactacgtctcacccgaaagacggagcacaaggaggttaagtgacttgctcagggtcacacagtgagtcagtggctgaggtgggatttgaaccggggaccccctggttacaagcccttttctttaaccgctggaccacacagcctttctaaaccatttttaaaatgatgttagTCAAGACACAAGTGTGACTAACTTGGCTGGTGGCATCGCCCAGATAAAATTGTAAAAACTAAACATGGTCTAGGAAGGTAAAAAtcatattaaatattaaacatatccatatatttattattattattattattattattattattattattattattattattattattattatccaaagcgacttacagacacAAGGGGATGAACTTATGTTCTAACTATGTTATGttctagcagcagtgtggagtagtggtcagggctctggactcttgaccggagggtcgtgggttcaatccccagtgggggacactgctgctgtacccttgagcaaggtactttacctagattgctccagtaaaaacccaactgtataaatgggtaattgtatgtaaaaataatatgatatctgtataatgtgaaataatgtacaatgtgatatcttgtaacaattgtaagtcgccctggataagggcgtctgctaagaaataaataataataataataactatgcatcacaactgctgctgcagagtaacttacaggacctcgtttgttttacgtcttgCTGAGTAGTATTTTACAGTGTGTTATGTTTTAGTATCTGCATGATGTTATAGAgtacttgctgagcacactgttATAAGTTTTTTTTAACGTGAATACAATGGCAAAACCGGGATGATTTAATCACGTTACTGGTTTAGGCAGGGATACAAATTCAGGCTGAAAACTGTGTGGTAAAGCAACGCCTGGTAACCCAAATATGACACCTTATTtgaccaaagtcattgtatttatcttgctcttaattgtattattacttgtactgtgatacttgaaatgtatttgcttacgattgtaagtcgccctggataagggcgtctgctaagaaataaataataataataataataataataataataataataataataataataatcttataaaaattacattttatatagaataatgaaaaatgattttaatagttattttaaaatattgtcatTGTGAGACATTTCTACCGTGACATATGCTTTTCTCAACACAAAATAATGTTTCGAGacataaaagtatttattttcttatcgTTATTTTCTGTTGTctgtatttacaatatttaaagtATGTGCGTTCAAGCCAAGGCATTGAAAtcgagaattgattttaaaaatcaatttaccGCAATCCTGTTTAGTTATATGCTTTATACTCCAGGAAagtttcataaaacaaacaaaaaaataacaacaaaagcaTCGTTAACGCCTACAGATTTAAAACCAGAAAAACTACAGTTCCCATGAGCCTCTCTTGCAGCTTTTCTTCAGCCCCGAGTTTTCTCCACTGTGTCTTCCTAAAAAGTTCCAGATTCTTGTAGTCTTTGTACGAAACAAgagtttattaaaatactgatatATTCGTCTTTATAAAAtgcaggcaattttttttttgtttgataaaaCCAGTAATGTATTTCTTCAAAACCCCATTCTCTTGCCTCATATTAACATTATAACTGTCCTCCCTTTAAAGGAATGccgaccatctttaaaatccatttaaaatgatCACTGGCCCCCAGCCCACATACACTAGTGGCCtgtatggattttttttatatataaaaaatattatatatatatatatatatatatatatatatatatatatatatatatatatatatatatatatatatatcaaacttctgaaacagacagacaaaacacacaTACAGTCGTTTCAGCGAATGTGTTTAATAACAGTGTTTTATTCAGTGTTTATTGCAACTCGATTCCAGTAGTTGATTAACAGTTTTCAATTAGTTAACCCGTGCAGTTAAATGGAGGGATACCGCACAAGCGCTCCACATCGTTCACAGTTCATCCATTGGATTATTTCACAGCATGCACACAAAAACTACACATCAAACCGTTTCAACATTACATTACAGTAGGCAGGGAATACTAAACATGAttttatatgatatatatattttttagcacacacacacagtatgacaTATTTTAGTGTTGTGTTTTAATAGCTCTTTTTTTAAAGTGGTGGTATGCAATATCCAGCATGCCTCACGAGTCAGGGATCTCGTTAGTATTGCTTGTGTTTTGATGTAAAACGTCCTTTATTCAAATAGGAACGAATTCAGATTGATGCATGGCGCaggtgggtagctgctgtagttctgtgcagggttttatatcagtgttatacagtgcggtcctgccagcattgccctgggtacagcgaggctctgcccagcacacagcactgtataacactgatataaaaccctgcacagaactacagcagctacccaacacaGAGGTGTCTATAGGAAGTTGTAATCTGGTGCGCTGGCATTGCATGCTGgctgctgggcagagcctcgctgtgctgtactgtactgtacccaGGGCAATGCTGGCTGAATAATTAGTTTAACTAAATGCCTTTATATAGACACCTCtgtgttgggtagctgctgtagttctgtgcagggttttatatcagtgttatacagtgcggtcctgccagcattgccctgggtacagcgaggctctgcccagcacacagcaggcaatgccagcgcactGGATTACAGCTGTATATATCTATGCAGACACAGTAGTATTTGATATGTTTTCTATATCACAGTTTCATATCCGTATTGAAATTTGCTGGATTGCCTGTCCGTTGAGGCAACTGCTGACTTGACCATTTCCTCAGGCGAAATTCAGAGAACGATggccagattttaaaaaaaattatactcgCACCagtcttttatgttttttttttaaattattatttcttcaGTCCGAGTCATTTCAGAAATCCGTTTTCAACGAGATGCAAGGAATACACAAAAGTGTGACCAGATTCCAAATCTTACCCGCCTTATTTATCAATTTCCCTCAGTCCAAGGCGTTCAGAAATTGGGCAATTTATCCACCAGTGACGCGAAATCTCTCTCCGTTCTCTCCAGCCAGTCTCTGCTCCCTTCGCACACCCAGTAACCCTTCACTTTCTGCTCGAAGATGGTGATGTTGCCGGGCAACGGCGCGTCGAGATCCGGCGGCGCCACGCCCATGTTGTCCATGACGGCTCTGATGTTTGCCAGCAGGTGGCAGGTTCGGTTCAGGGATGTCTCCAGCAGCGCGTGCAGGACCGCCGCGTTCGGGTTCAGCTCTTTCTGCTCCTCCTGCGTGTGACGCAGGTGATGGGAGAGCAGGAAGTGAGCGGTGAAGTTGTCCAGGAGGCGCTCTTCGTCCGTGAGCGAGTGCCACATTTCGGGGAGCGGTCTGGGTAGGTCGGGTTGGCTAGAAGGAGAAGGACGGAAGTCCGATTGGTTGAATGGATCTCCCTGGCATTTGAGCTGTACAAAggaggaggagaaaaaaaaaaaaaaaaaaaaaatcaggaggcaTCGTTATGACCGGATATAAATAGTACAGAGGGaagggaatcagactcctattgcacagcagtgtcatccattccaggttttactgccagcttgatcagcccccagtgtgtctagataacaagctcaggtgtgtctgattattaaactcctagtgaaaccaggactggaccaCACCGCTGTGCAACGGGAGCCGTATTCCCATCCCTGGTATATACAGAATGGTACAGAAGAAATGGCAGTAGtttaatactgttttaaaaaacagtgtaaTACCTAGATGTCATTATGTTAGCAAATGCAGCATTAGGATCACAGTAAACAGTATGGAACTGCAGCCTTCATTCAACACCCATTTCACAGACACTACTCTGGTCAATGAGATTCCTGGTTAAATTTATTTATTGGTTGGACGGTCCCCCCCCGCGTCCCCCCCCCCGTCTCCCTTCCCTTTATTCTGTAAATGTGGAGTTCTTTCTTACATATTCCTTCAGCAGATCCTGGGAGTGGCTGAGCAGCAGTTTGGAAAGGTTGTGCGTCTGTCGGATGACGTGATCATTGTCCGGGTTGTGGAGGGAGCACTGGATGGGCGCTTTTTtggctgtggggggggggggggcgggggtgggggAGTGGGGAGAGGGGAGGTGATCACATGGTTAGGGATTTAACATGTATAACTTCAACTTTCATTTTatgattttgttttacattaattGTAGCGAACAAAATAAATCCACCAGCAACCTTACCCATTGTGCACGTCTATCACCCACacgggtctcaaatgtgcagtcttGAAAGAAACCCATCTTAcagcaaacatgtgttttcatcttaaaacatgacatctgctACCACACTAGGTTACAGAAATGTAAAAGCATGACTCGCAAACAGATCTCTTTACCTAGAGTACTATTCGATAACACGTTCTAGAACCGCCATTTCTTCCACACTGCAGGACTGAAACCTATAGAAATCAATGGATGGACTAACTTGTTAGTTACAAGTACTTTGAGTTTGTATGATGGTGTTGTgttgataaagcatagggaagcattgcaagcattgtaaagcacagagaggtgtggtaaagcatagggaagcattgcaaagcacagagaggtgtggtaaagcatagggaagcattgcaaagcacagagaggtctggtaaagcatagggaagcattgtaaagcacagagaggtctggtaaagcatagggaagcattgtaaagcacagagaggtgtggtaaagcatagggaagcattgtaaagcacagagaggtctggtaaagcatagggaagcattgtaaagcacagagaggtctggtaaagcatagggaagcattgtaaagcacagagaggtctggtaaagcatagggaagcattgtaaagcacagagaggtctggtaaagcatagggaagcattgtaaagcacagagaggtctggtaaagcatagggaagcattgtaaagcacagagaggtgtggtaaagcatagggaagcattgtaaagcacagagaggtctggtaaagcacagagaggtctggtaaagcatagggaagcattgtaaagcacagagaggtgtggtacagcatagggaagcattgtaaagcacagagaggtctggtaaagcatagggaagcattgtaaagcacagaaaggtctggtaaagcatattaaatatggcaaaccatagtaaactatggtaaatgcatgttaAACTacaggaaaactacaaaattacagtGGCAAACATATGTGGGACAACATAAGTGAAACATGAAAAGGGATGACCACACAtggaaaaacaaaagtagttgTGCAGCGTCTCGTATGCACCAGTCTCTGAATCACCTTCCCAGCTCCACCTGTTCATCTATCCCACCCTCCCCCGGCATTCTTTCTGAAGAGTTCCTGTAATCATCGCGCCGTCTCCCACAACCCCCGCAACAGAAGACACCTCTGTGCACAGAAactgtcctgagggcatcagatgattgttaatggttaggtttacggctagggttaggttttagggctggggttaggGTGAGCGTGGGTTGATTTTGTAGAGTTGCCTAGCTCGGGAAATCAAAGGTGGGAGTGCCCACCTTTCGCAAACACCCTAGAATCATCTGGTGCCCTCAGTACACTTTCTAGCGAATACTCCTTTACACTCCCCACAGCCTCGCTTCAAAGTCAAGAACGCAGGAATAATTACTGGAGGAAATTGCAAACGCGACTGTAGTTTGCACAGGGCTCGTCTCTGTGTACATTTTGTGCAAACAAGACGACAGATTTTCTCATTTACAAGTAAAACAAATTGCGATGGATTATCTATCgtgctggattacagaggtactgtaaaatatactgtacccccccaaaaaaaagagtTTCATTTGAGAAACTAGTCGAACACTTTAAAAATCTCTATTGCAGTACATGCAGCAGAAGTCTTGTCCAGGTATACCCAGTGGATTCAAGTGTggtgttcattttaaatttgacTAACCCCACCCCCACCACATTATGTGAAGGCATTTACTGTAGATGTACCGTCCCCCGGgggattgtagaggattggagcaGGTCATTCATTTCAGTAGGGAGTCGATCAGGACCTATAAAAATCTTGAGATTTTGAGAGAGGTTGAAACCCGCTGCGCTCCGGTATATCACAACACGCTGATGTCACGCAATACTGCCGTACTGAATCACATGTAGGTAAACTGTTACGGTTCATTCAAAGTTCGGCAACCTTTTTATTAGtacatttttggtttttttaactgtatagcatgtattatgaaTATTAAAGTATTattgattttcttgttgttactgcatcttgtaaagcgctttgtgatggtgctccactatgaaaggcgctatataaaataaagattgattctcttttttttaaataaaacattccgAGGTGTATTGCTACTGCGCTGATGTTAGGGTATCAGATTCTTTCAGCTCAAGAATGCGTGTTGGCAGAGGCGTGCCCAGCGATCATCTTGAACTCCGGATAAACTCTCCCCCAGAATGACACGCACAAGTATTAAAGCATTAGCTGTAATTCGTGGTGCGTAATAGTGTGTATTGTGAAGGACGCGTATATAATTAACTTCAATTATAAACTTTCAGAAATAAACAGCGGTTCTAAAAGCCTATTGTCAGCGACCttctacgtttttttttttctcgctaAGTAACATCGCTTATCGCTTGGATAACCCGAGATTTCCCACACAGAGCGCGTTCAAAAACACGCTGTCAAATCTCTAACTGGAACACAATAGCAGCGGCAGTAGAGCAAACGTCAGTCCACACAAAAGCCATTACAAAGTCATCCTCCATTATTGTTTATTAGTAATATGTTCCAACGACAGCACCCCCTTTCGATGTTATtctctttaaaatgtttatatattgtaaagcacagagaggtgcggtaaagcatagggaagcattgtaaagcacagagaggtgcggtaaagcatagggaagcattgtaaagcacagagaggtgcggtaaagcatagggaagcattgtaaagcacagagaggtctggtaaagcatagggaagcattgtaaagcacagagaggtctggtaaagcatagggaagcattgtaaagcacagagaggtgtggtaaagcatagggaagcattgtaaagcacagagaggtgcggtaaagcatagggaagcattgtaaagcacagagaggtgtggtaaagcatagggaagcattgtaaagcacagagaggtctggtaaagcatagggaagcattgtaaagcacagagaggtctggtaaagcatagggaagcattgtaaagcacagagaggtctggtaaagcatagggaagcattgtaaagcacagagaagtatggcaaagcacagggaagcattgtaaagcacggagaggtctggtaaagcacagggaagcattgtaaagcacagagaggtgtggtaaagcatagggaagcattgtaaagcacacagaggtctggtaaagcatagggaagcattgtaaagcacagagaggtctggtaaagcatagggaagcattgtaaagcacagagaggtctggtaaagcatagggaagcattgtaaagcacagagaggtctggtaaagcacagggaagcattgtaaagcacagagaggtctggtaaagcatagggaagcattgtaaagcacagagaggtctggtaaagcatagggaagcattgtaaagcacagagaggtctggtaaagcatagggaagcattgtaaacacaccgaGCAGATTTATCATCGTAACATTTTTATAAGCTTGTTTATTTAAACCTCACCAAGAATGTTACAGGTAGCTCACCtccatttaaaacagaaattattCTTCTTAGTGAAAGCATCAGAATCTACATATTTACCGAGACTCCCGTCTGTCTGTCAGGATCATTCTTTCATCGACACTTCTATACAATGGAACACCCCACATCGTTCATATAAATCGCCATGTTGAGCCTACGAACGACTTTACTGGTCTGTGCTAGCAAGAGGCGCATTTAAAATAACCGATCGACGTTTAAACCCAGATCTTACATGCaaacacagaaagaaaatatttagaatgtttttttcCCCTAGTGTGTGGATCATAGCCTGCGTTTAGCTACACATATCAAACGCATGTTCTCTCCAAATAAAACCGATACACAACGAGTAGATTATTTTTAGTACCTGCGTCAGCTAAGAATTAGGCGAATGCGGTGGATTACGTTTGTATAATATTAGCCCACAAGCTATTTAAACTTCGATAGGAATCCACAAGCCTAGCCAAAGGAAAGGAAACACAATATAACGCTGTAACTTCGCTATCAGTTTCACATACCTCTTATCACTTCCATGACCGTCAGTCGTACTTTTGTATATTGACTTGTGAAATAAAAACGAAGCCTCAGCCTGCCGCTGTCTGTCCTATCCGTCCGGACGGCGCGCGTATTCGGATCTTTTTAACTTCCAAACTTAACACACCTCCCTCCTCA encodes the following:
- the LOC117399020 gene encoding cardiotrophin-1-like isoform X1, with product MLSLRRIISVLNGAKKAPIQCSLHNPDNDHVIRQTHNLSKLLLSHSQDLLKEYLKCQGDPFNQSDFRPSPSSQPDLPRPLPEMWHSLTDEERLLDNFTAHFLLSHHLRHTQEEQKELNPNAAVLHALLETSLNRTCHLLANIRAVMDNMGVAPPDLDAPLPGNITIFEQKVKGYWVCEGSRDWLERTERDFASLVDKLPNF
- the LOC117399020 gene encoding cardiotrophin-1-like isoform X2, with amino-acid sequence MEVIRAKKAPIQCSLHNPDNDHVIRQTHNLSKLLLSHSQDLLKEYLKCQGDPFNQSDFRPSPSSQPDLPRPLPEMWHSLTDEERLLDNFTAHFLLSHHLRHTQEEQKELNPNAAVLHALLETSLNRTCHLLANIRAVMDNMGVAPPDLDAPLPGNITIFEQKVKGYWVCEGSRDWLERTERDFASLVDKLPNF